A single genomic interval of Aphelocoma coerulescens isolate FSJ_1873_10779 unplaced genomic scaffold, UR_Acoe_1.0 HiC_scaffold_56, whole genome shotgun sequence harbors:
- the LOC138101917 gene encoding zinc finger protein 436-like, whose protein sequence is MEEEGKPRRCRTRRGCKRSPERSKEERAPLFREGSRRSRGSSELGEKPQGGEKPHKCLECGKSFRWSCTLRVHQRIHTGEKPYECGECGKGFSRSCSLRKHQRIHTGERPYKCPKCGKSFSSIFCLIQHQVVHTRERAYQCLECGKSFRQSSSLWTHQRIHTGERPYECSECGKRFQTSSDLLKHQRIHTDERPFRCPDCGKGFQRNSHLIRHRRIHTGERPYECPQCGKSFSRSSHLTQHQRRHR, encoded by the coding sequence atggaggaggagggaaagccccggagatgccgcacgaggaggggctgcaaacgcagcccagagagatccaaggaggaaagagccccccTGTTTCGGGAAGGCAGCCGGAGATCCAGGGGGAGctcggagctgggggagaagcctcagggtggggagaagccccacaagtgcttggagtgtgggaagagcttcagatgGAGCTGCACACTGAGggtacaccagaggatccacactggggaaaagccctatgagtgtggggagtgtgggaagggcttcagccggagctgcagcctgagaaaacaccagaggatccacactggggaaaggcCCTACAAGTGTCccaagtgtgggaagagcttctccagcatCTTTTGCCTTATCCAGCACCAGGTGGTCCACACCAGGGAACGGGCCTATCAGTGCTtagaatgtgggaagagcttccgccagagctccagcctgtggacacaccagcgcatccacactggggagaggccctatgagtgttctgagtgtgggaagaggtttcagaccagctcagATCTCCTCAAACATCAgcgcattcacacggatgagaggcccttccgctgccccgactgcgggaagGGCTTCCAACGCAACTCCCACCTCATCAGGCACCgtcgcatccacaccggggagaggccctacgagtgtccccagtgtgggaagagcttctccaggagctctcacttgacccaacaccaacggaggcaccgctaa